The following coding sequences lie in one Klebsiella huaxiensis genomic window:
- a CDS encoding LysR family transcriptional regulator, whose amino-acid sequence MADWTQKLKRHHLQMLVALGEQGNLTQVAKMMNITQPALSKWLSQFEDEVGITLFERHSKGLRTTEGGKLLLQHAQRLINDMSRSQYEIERFKQGGQVGSLMIGCSPVATDCVSQAILELLKEMPTLHLNIEEKVMTPLLNDLLAGVVDVVVGRVGGRALELPLSYRVLYTEPVCFVARPDHPLAEKLRLSWADLAHWRWIVWPTGTPIRLSIDNALVDNGVMLPENTIESASMNVTSNLLQSSDMVSILSLRLAQRYAAQHQLVILNLPRIEQKGSVGVFWRKSEAPSLALNRFLHYLSLQPSP is encoded by the coding sequence ATGGCAGACTGGACGCAGAAATTGAAGCGGCACCATCTACAGATGCTGGTCGCGCTGGGGGAGCAGGGCAACCTCACGCAAGTGGCTAAAATGATGAACATCACTCAGCCCGCCCTTTCCAAATGGCTAAGCCAGTTTGAAGACGAAGTTGGCATCACTCTGTTTGAACGACATAGCAAGGGCCTGCGCACGACGGAAGGCGGAAAACTGTTACTTCAGCATGCTCAGCGGTTAATTAACGATATGTCGCGGTCGCAGTATGAAATTGAGCGTTTTAAACAGGGTGGACAGGTTGGCAGCCTGATGATCGGCTGTTCGCCGGTGGCGACCGACTGCGTCTCGCAGGCAATCCTCGAACTGCTCAAAGAGATGCCGACTCTACATCTTAATATCGAAGAGAAAGTGATGACGCCGTTGCTCAACGATCTGCTCGCCGGCGTGGTTGATGTGGTGGTTGGCCGGGTCGGCGGGCGAGCGCTGGAACTGCCGCTGAGCTACCGGGTGCTCTACACCGAGCCGGTGTGCTTCGTCGCCCGTCCCGACCACCCGCTGGCAGAAAAACTGCGCTTAAGCTGGGCCGACCTCGCCCACTGGCGCTGGATTGTCTGGCCAACCGGCACGCCGATTCGCCTGAGCATTGATAATGCGCTGGTGGATAATGGCGTAATGCTGCCGGAAAACACTATCGAATCAGCATCGATGAACGTCACCAGCAACCTGCTACAAAGCAGCGATATGGTATCGATTCTTTCATTGCGCCTGGCCCAGCGCTACGCCGCGCAGCACCAACTGGTGATTCTTAATTTGCCGCGCATTGAACAAAAAGGTAGCGTTGGCGTGTTCTGGCGAAAAAGTGAAGCGCCATCACTTGCACTTAACCGCTTTCTTCATTATCTATCCCTGCAGCCGTCGCCCTGA
- a CDS encoding CidA/LrgA family protein, whose amino-acid sequence MSQSLIIVWQYLRAFVLIYACLYAGIFISSLLPITIPGSIIGMLILFFLLALQIMPAQWVNPGCNVLIRYMALLFVPIGVGVMQYWDLLRAQFGPVVVSCAISTLVVFLVVSWSSHLVHGERKVVGQKGRDK is encoded by the coding sequence ATGAGTCAATCACTGATTATTGTCTGGCAGTATCTGCGCGCTTTCGTGCTGATATATGCTTGTTTATATGCCGGTATTTTTATCTCCTCCCTTCTGCCGATAACGATCCCTGGCAGCATTATTGGCATGTTGATTTTGTTCTTTTTACTGGCGTTGCAAATCATGCCCGCGCAGTGGGTTAACCCCGGCTGCAATGTTCTGATCCGCTATATGGCATTGCTGTTTGTGCCCATCGGCGTAGGCGTTATGCAATATTGGGATTTACTACGCGCGCAGTTCGGCCCGGTAGTGGTCTCCTGTGCGATAAGCACGCTGGTGGTCTTTTTGGTGGTCAGCTGGAGCTCGCACCTGGTTCACGGAGAGCGCAAAGTGGTCGGGCAAAAAGGACGTGATAAATGA
- the sanA gene encoding outer membrane permeability protein SanA: MLKRVLYSLLVLFGLLLLTVLGLDRWMSWKTSPYIYDELQDLPYRQVGVVLGTAKYYRTGVINQYYRYRIQGALNAYNSGKVNYLLLSGDNALQSYNEPMTMRRDLIKAGVDPADIVLDYAGFRTLDSIVRTRKVFDTNDFIIITQRFHCERALFIALHMGIQAQCYAVPSPKDMWSVRLREFGARFGALADLYLFKREPRFLGPLIPIPAQQEVPDGVQSYPAVTPQQLLELQKKEK; this comes from the coding sequence ATGTTAAAGCGTGTGTTATACAGCCTGTTAGTCCTGTTCGGCTTGCTGCTGTTAACCGTGCTGGGCCTCGACCGCTGGATGAGCTGGAAGACATCTCCCTATATCTACGATGAGCTACAAGACCTGCCCTATCGCCAGGTTGGCGTAGTGTTGGGCACCGCCAAGTACTACCGCACCGGCGTCATCAATCAATATTATCGCTACCGGATTCAGGGCGCGCTGAACGCCTACAACAGCGGCAAGGTGAACTATCTGCTGCTGAGCGGCGATAATGCGTTGCAGAGCTATAACGAGCCGATGACCATGCGCCGCGATTTGATTAAAGCAGGCGTCGATCCGGCGGATATCGTGCTGGATTACGCCGGTTTCCGCACGCTCGATTCGATTGTGCGCACCCGTAAGGTGTTCGACACTAACGACTTTATTATTATTACCCAGCGTTTCCACTGCGAGCGGGCGCTGTTTATCGCCCTGCATATGGGGATTCAGGCGCAGTGCTATGCGGTGCCGTCACCGAAAGATATGTGGAGTGTGCGACTGCGCGAGTTCGGCGCTCGCTTCGGTGCGCTGGCGGACCTCTATCTTTTTAAACGCGAACCGCGCTTTTTAGGCCCGCTGATCCCTATCCCCGCTCAGCAAGAAGTCCCGGATGGCGTTCAGTCGTATCCGGCGGTCACGCCGCAGCAGTTGCTGGAATTGCAGAAAAAAGAGAAGTGA
- the mglC gene encoding galactose/methyl galactoside ABC transporter permease MglC, whose amino-acid sequence MSALNKKNFLTYLKDGGIYVVLLVLLAIIIFQDPTFLSLLNLSNILTQSSVRIIIALGVAGLIVTQGTDLSAGRQVGLAAVIAATMLQAVDNANKVFPEMATMPIPLVILLVCAIGAVIGLINGIIIAYLNVTPFITTLGTMIIVYGINSLYYDFVGASPISGFDSHFSQFAQGFVALGTFRLSYITFYALIAVFFVWVLWNKTRFGKNIFAIGGNPEAAKVSGVNVALNLLMIYALSGVFYAFGGLLEAGRIGSATNNLGFMYELDAIAACVVGGVSFSGGVGTVFGVVTGVIIFTVINYGLTYIGVNPYWQYIIKGAIIIFAVALDSLKYARKK is encoded by the coding sequence ATGAGTGCGTTAAATAAAAAGAATTTTCTCACCTATCTGAAAGATGGCGGGATTTATGTGGTTCTTTTAGTGTTACTGGCTATTATTATTTTCCAGGATCCGACTTTCTTAAGTCTGCTGAACTTAAGTAATATTCTGACTCAGTCTTCGGTGCGTATAATTATTGCCCTCGGCGTTGCCGGGCTTATTGTGACCCAGGGGACAGACCTTTCCGCAGGGCGTCAGGTTGGGCTGGCGGCGGTTATCGCCGCCACGATGCTGCAGGCGGTGGACAATGCTAATAAAGTGTTCCCGGAAATGGCCACCATGCCGATTCCGCTGGTTATCCTGCTGGTCTGCGCGATTGGTGCAGTGATTGGTCTTATCAACGGCATTATTATTGCGTATCTGAACGTAACGCCGTTTATCACTACCCTCGGCACGATGATCATCGTTTACGGTATCAACTCGCTGTATTACGACTTCGTTGGCGCGTCGCCGATTTCTGGTTTTGATAGCCACTTCTCACAGTTTGCCCAGGGATTTGTCGCGTTAGGGACCTTCCGCCTGTCGTATATCACCTTCTATGCGCTGATTGCCGTTTTCTTCGTGTGGGTCCTGTGGAACAAGACCCGCTTTGGTAAAAACATCTTCGCTATCGGCGGCAACCCGGAAGCAGCGAAAGTTTCCGGTGTTAACGTCGCCCTGAACCTGCTGATGATTTATGCTCTGTCCGGTGTGTTCTACGCATTCGGCGGATTACTGGAGGCTGGACGCATCGGCTCGGCGACCAACAACCTCGGCTTTATGTACGAACTGGACGCGATTGCGGCCTGCGTGGTGGGCGGTGTTTCGTTCAGCGGCGGTGTCGGCACCGTATTCGGCGTGGTGACCGGGGTTATCATCTTCACCGTCATCAACTACGGTCTGACCTATATCGGCGTCAACCCTTACTGGCAGTACATTATTAAAGGGGCGATTATTATCTTCGCAGTGGCGCTGGATTCACTGAAGTACGCGCGGAAGAAATAA
- the galS gene encoding HTH-type transcriptional regulator GalS has product MITIRDVARQAGVSVATVSRVLNNSALVSPDTREAVMKAVTQLGYRPNANAQALATQVSDTIGVVVMDVSDAFFGALVKAVDTVAQQHQKYVLIGNSYHEAEKERNAIEVLIRQRCSALIVHSKALSDAELGDFMEHMPGMVLINRIVPGYAHRCVGLDNVSGALMATRMLLNHGHQRIGYLSSNHGIEDDDMRREGWLRALHEQGITAPDSWVGSGSPDMQGGEAAMVELLGRNLGLTAVFAYNDSMAAGALTTLKDNGIAVPQHLSLIGFDDIPISRYTDPQLTTVRYPIMSMAKLATELALQGAAGKLDREASHCFMPTLVRRHSVAQRQIVGSITN; this is encoded by the coding sequence ATGATCACCATTCGTGATGTCGCCCGTCAGGCGGGTGTTTCCGTCGCGACGGTCTCACGTGTGCTTAATAACAGCGCGCTGGTGAGTCCGGATACGCGAGAAGCGGTAATGAAAGCGGTCACGCAGTTGGGTTATCGACCCAATGCTAACGCTCAGGCGCTGGCGACGCAGGTCAGCGATACCATTGGCGTGGTGGTAATGGACGTATCGGATGCCTTTTTCGGCGCACTGGTCAAAGCCGTGGATACCGTCGCCCAGCAGCATCAGAAATATGTGCTGATTGGCAACAGCTATCATGAAGCGGAAAAAGAACGTAACGCCATTGAGGTGCTGATTCGTCAGCGCTGTTCGGCGCTGATTGTCCACTCCAAAGCGCTGAGCGACGCGGAACTGGGTGATTTTATGGAGCATATGCCGGGAATGGTGCTGATTAACCGCATTGTGCCGGGATATGCCCATCGCTGCGTCGGGCTGGATAACGTTAGCGGCGCGTTGATGGCAACCCGAATGCTGCTCAATCATGGTCACCAGCGCATTGGCTACCTCTCTTCCAATCACGGTATTGAAGATGATGATATGCGCCGGGAAGGGTGGCTCAGGGCGTTACATGAGCAGGGCATTACCGCTCCCGATAGCTGGGTCGGTTCGGGGTCGCCGGATATGCAAGGTGGAGAGGCCGCAATGGTTGAACTGCTGGGGCGTAATCTTGGTTTGACCGCCGTCTTTGCCTACAATGACAGCATGGCGGCTGGTGCATTGACTACCCTGAAAGACAATGGCATTGCCGTGCCGCAGCATCTCTCGCTGATCGGTTTCGATGATATCCCGATTTCCCGTTATACCGACCCGCAGCTGACAACGGTGCGCTACCCCATTATGTCGATGGCGAAACTGGCGACTGAGCTGGCGCTCCAGGGAGCGGCTGGAAAGCTTGATCGTGAGGCTAGCCACTGCTTTATGCCGACGTTGGTGCGTCGCCATTCGGTGGCGCAGCGGCAAATTGTGGGTTCGATCACTAACTAA
- the mglB gene encoding galactose/glucose ABC transporter substrate-binding protein MglB, with amino-acid sequence MNKKVLTLSAVMASMLFGAAAHAADTRIGVTIYKYDDNFMSVVRKAIEKDGKSAPDVQLLMNDSQNDQSKQNDQIDVLLAKGVKALAINLVDPAAAGTVIDKARGQNVPVVFFNKEPSRKALDSYDKAYYVGTDSKESGVIQGDLIAKHWKANPNWDLNKDGQIQFVLLKGEPGHPDAEARTTYVIKELNDKGFKTQQLALDTAMWDTAQAKDKMDAWLSGPNANKIEVVIANNDAMAMGAVEALKAHNKSSIPVFGVDALPEALALVKSGAMAGTVLNDANNQAKATFDLAKNLADGKEAAAGTNWKIDNKIVRVPYVGVDKDNLSEFTSK; translated from the coding sequence ATGAATAAGAAGGTGTTAACCCTGTCTGCTGTAATGGCTAGCATGTTATTTGGCGCCGCGGCACACGCAGCAGATACCCGTATCGGCGTGACGATTTATAAATATGACGACAACTTTATGTCGGTGGTGCGTAAGGCAATCGAAAAAGACGGCAAATCAGCGCCAGACGTCCAGCTACTGATGAATGACTCGCAAAACGACCAGTCTAAACAGAACGATCAGATTGATGTCCTGCTGGCAAAAGGCGTGAAAGCGCTGGCTATTAACCTGGTTGACCCGGCAGCAGCGGGCACGGTTATTGATAAAGCACGTGGCCAGAACGTGCCGGTGGTATTCTTTAACAAAGAACCTTCCCGCAAGGCTCTGGATAGCTACGATAAAGCGTATTACGTCGGTACCGACTCAAAAGAGTCCGGCGTGATTCAGGGCGACCTGATTGCTAAACACTGGAAAGCAAATCCGAATTGGGATCTGAATAAAGACGGTCAGATTCAGTTTGTACTGCTGAAAGGTGAGCCGGGCCACCCGGATGCTGAAGCGCGTACCACCTACGTGATTAAAGAGCTGAATGACAAGGGCTTTAAAACTCAGCAACTGGCGTTAGATACCGCAATGTGGGACACCGCTCAGGCCAAAGATAAGATGGATGCCTGGCTGTCTGGCCCGAATGCGAACAAAATTGAAGTCGTTATCGCCAACAACGATGCGATGGCGATGGGCGCGGTAGAAGCGTTGAAAGCCCACAATAAGAGCAGCATTCCGGTATTCGGCGTCGATGCGTTGCCTGAAGCGCTGGCACTGGTTAAATCTGGCGCGATGGCCGGTACCGTGCTGAACGATGCTAACAACCAGGCGAAAGCGACCTTCGATCTGGCGAAAAACCTGGCGGACGGTAAAGAAGCGGCTGCTGGTACTAACTGGAAAATTGATAATAAGATTGTCCGCGTACCGTACGTCGGTGTTGATAAAGATAATCTGAGCGAATTCACCAGCAAATAG
- the cdd gene encoding cytidine deaminase — protein MHPRFQAVLPQLAADLQAAIAPMLADPHFPAMLNAGQVAALQGATGLDEDALAFALLPLAAACARADLSHFNVGAVARGVSGTWYFGGNMEFLGATMQQTVHAEQSAISHAWLRGEKSLQAITVNYTPCGHCRQFMNELNSGLALRIHLPGREAHSLQHYLPDAFGPKDLEIKTLLMDEQDHGFPLSGDALTQAAIQAANRCHMPYSKAPSGVALELKDGTIFTGSYAENAAFNPTLPPLQGALNLLSLNGYDYPDIQRAILAEKADATLIQWDATVATLKALGCHNIDRVLLG, from the coding sequence ATGCACCCACGTTTTCAAGCTGTTCTTCCCCAACTGGCGGCGGATCTGCAAGCGGCCATCGCCCCGATGCTGGCCGACCCGCATTTTCCAGCGATGCTCAACGCCGGGCAAGTTGCAGCGTTGCAAGGCGCAACGGGTCTGGATGAAGACGCGCTGGCCTTTGCTCTGCTACCGTTGGCGGCGGCCTGCGCCCGCGCTGACCTTTCTCACTTTAACGTTGGTGCGGTGGCTCGAGGCGTCAGTGGAACCTGGTATTTCGGCGGTAACATGGAGTTTCTCGGTGCCACCATGCAGCAGACCGTGCATGCCGAGCAGAGCGCCATTAGCCATGCCTGGCTGCGCGGTGAAAAGTCTCTGCAAGCGATTACCGTCAACTACACCCCTTGCGGTCACTGCCGTCAGTTTATGAACGAACTAAACAGCGGACTGGCGCTGCGTATTCATTTGCCGGGTCGCGAGGCGCATTCGCTCCAGCACTATCTGCCAGACGCTTTCGGACCGAAAGATCTGGAAATCAAAACCCTGTTGATGGATGAGCAAGATCACGGCTTCCCGCTCAGCGGCGACGCGCTGACTCAGGCGGCGATTCAGGCGGCTAACCGCTGCCATATGCCTTACAGCAAGGCCCCATCCGGCGTGGCACTGGAGTTGAAAGACGGGACTATTTTCACCGGCAGTTATGCCGAAAATGCGGCCTTTAACCCGACTCTGCCGCCGTTACAGGGCGCACTCAATCTGCTGAGCCTCAACGGCTACGATTACCCGGATATCCAGCGCGCTATTCTCGCCGAGAAGGCCGACGCGACACTGATTCAATGGGATGCGACCGTAGCGACGCTGAAAGCGCTGGGCTGCCATAATATCGATCGCGTACTGTTAGGCTAA
- the yeiB gene encoding DUF418 domain-containing protein YeiB: MERNVTLDFVRGVAILGILLLNISAFGLPKAAYLNPAWSGSISASDAWTWAILDLFAQVKFLTLFALLFGAGLQLLLPRGKRWIQSRLTLLALLGFIHGLFFWDGDILLAYALVGLVGWRMVRDAHDVKSLFNTGVVLYVIGVAVLLLLGLISGNTPNRSWVPDAANLQYEQFWKLKGGFEAVSNRADMLSDNLLALGAQYGWQLAGMMLMGAALMRSGWLKGQFSLRHYRRTGALLIVAGMAVNLPSILAQWHVGWDYRWCAFLLQAPRELSAPLQTIGYAALAWGFWPQLCKFRLTGAIACVGRMALTNYLLQTLICTTLFYRFGLFMKFDRLQLLAFVPPVWAVNLIFSWLWLRHFRQGPVEWLWRQLTLRASGTSLKDTSR, translated from the coding sequence ATGGAGAGAAATGTCACGCTGGACTTTGTCCGCGGCGTTGCCATCCTCGGTATCCTGCTACTGAATATAAGCGCCTTCGGTTTGCCGAAGGCTGCTTACCTCAATCCGGCGTGGTCCGGGAGCATTTCTGCTAGCGACGCCTGGACCTGGGCAATTCTCGATCTGTTTGCGCAGGTCAAATTTCTGACGCTATTCGCACTGCTATTTGGCGCAGGGCTTCAGCTTCTGCTGCCTCGCGGCAAGCGCTGGATCCAGTCGCGCCTGACGCTGCTGGCGCTGCTTGGTTTCATTCACGGCCTGTTTTTCTGGGACGGTGATATTCTGCTGGCCTATGCGCTGGTAGGACTGGTTGGATGGCGGATGGTGCGCGATGCTCATGATGTCAAATCCCTCTTTAATACCGGCGTGGTGCTGTACGTTATCGGCGTGGCGGTACTGCTGTTGCTGGGACTGATTTCCGGCAATACGCCCAACCGTTCATGGGTGCCGGATGCGGCGAATTTGCAATATGAACAGTTCTGGAAGCTGAAGGGCGGCTTTGAAGCGGTGAGCAATCGCGCCGATATGCTATCGGATAACCTGCTGGCGCTGGGTGCGCAGTACGGCTGGCAGCTAGCGGGAATGATGCTGATGGGGGCCGCGCTGATGCGCAGCGGCTGGCTCAAAGGGCAGTTTAGCCTTCGTCACTATCGTCGTACCGGTGCATTGTTAATTGTTGCCGGAATGGCGGTCAATTTACCCTCTATCCTTGCCCAGTGGCATGTTGGTTGGGACTACCGCTGGTGCGCATTCTTGCTACAGGCACCGCGCGAGCTAAGCGCACCGCTGCAAACTATCGGCTACGCAGCATTAGCCTGGGGATTTTGGCCGCAGTTGTGCAAGTTTCGCCTTACAGGGGCGATTGCCTGCGTTGGGCGCATGGCGCTCACCAATTATCTTTTGCAAACCCTGATTTGCACTACGCTGTTTTACCGCTTTGGCCTGTTTATGAAGTTTGACCGCTTACAACTGTTAGCCTTCGTGCCGCCGGTATGGGCGGTTAATCTTATCTTTTCGTGGCTTTGGCTGCGTCATTTCCGTCAGGGCCCCGTTGAGTGGCTATGGCGTCAATTAACCCTGCGTGCGTCAGGGACATCATTAAAAGATACATCAAGATAA
- the mglA gene encoding galactose/methyl galactoside ABC transporter ATP-binding protein MglA, with the protein MVSNNSERSGEYLLEMSDINKSFPGVKALDNVNLKVRPHSIHALMGENGAGKSTLLKCLFGIYQKDSGSILFQGKEIDFHSAKEALENGISMVHQELNLVLQRSVMDNMWLGRYPTKGMFVDQDKMYRDTKAIFDELDIDIDPRARVGTLSVSQMQMIEIAKAFSYNAKIVIMDEPTSSLTEKEVNHLFKIIRKLKERGCGIVYISHKMEEIFQLCDEITILRDGQWIATQPLEGLDMDKIIAMMVGRSLNQRFPSRENTPGEVILEVRNLTSLRQPSIRDISFDLHKGEILGIAGLVGAKRTDIVETLFGIREKASGTIKLHGKKINNHSANEAINHGFALVTEERRSTGIYAYLDIGFNSLISNIKKYKNKVGLLDNSRMKSDTQWVIDSMRVKTPGQHTQIGSLSGGNQQKVIIGRWLLTQPEILMLDEPTRGIDVGAKFEIYQLIAELAKKEKGIIIISSEMPELLGITDRILVMSNGLVAGIVETKTTTQNEILRLASLHL; encoded by the coding sequence ATGGTCAGCAATAATAGCGAACGGTCAGGCGAATATTTGTTGGAAATGAGCGACATCAACAAATCGTTTCCTGGCGTCAAGGCTCTCGATAATGTGAACCTCAAGGTTCGTCCCCACTCTATTCATGCATTAATGGGGGAGAACGGCGCGGGCAAATCCACATTATTAAAATGCCTTTTTGGGATCTACCAAAAAGATTCCGGCAGTATTCTTTTTCAGGGAAAAGAGATCGATTTCCATTCGGCAAAAGAAGCCCTGGAAAACGGTATATCGATGGTTCACCAGGAATTAAACCTGGTATTGCAACGTTCGGTGATGGACAACATGTGGCTGGGGCGTTATCCCACCAAAGGCATGTTCGTCGATCAGGACAAAATGTATCGCGATACCAAGGCTATCTTTGATGAACTGGATATTGATATCGACCCGCGTGCGCGCGTGGGGACATTATCAGTATCACAAATGCAGATGATTGAAATTGCGAAGGCATTTTCCTATAACGCTAAAATCGTGATTATGGATGAGCCGACATCGTCGCTGACCGAAAAAGAGGTCAATCATCTGTTTAAAATTATCCGCAAGCTGAAAGAGCGCGGCTGCGGTATCGTTTATATCTCCCACAAGATGGAAGAAATTTTTCAGCTGTGCGATGAAATTACCATTTTGCGTGATGGTCAGTGGATCGCCACCCAGCCGCTGGAAGGGCTGGATATGGATAAGATCATTGCCATGATGGTTGGTCGCTCCCTGAACCAGCGCTTCCCGAGCCGTGAGAATACGCCGGGTGAGGTGATTCTCGAGGTGCGCAATTTGACCTCGCTACGCCAGCCGTCAATCCGTGATATCTCTTTCGACCTGCACAAAGGCGAAATTTTGGGTATCGCCGGGTTGGTCGGCGCTAAGCGTACCGATATCGTTGAGACTTTATTTGGTATTCGCGAAAAAGCCAGCGGCACCATTAAACTGCATGGCAAGAAAATTAATAACCATAGCGCCAATGAAGCGATTAACCATGGTTTTGCGTTGGTTACCGAAGAACGGCGTTCAACGGGAATTTACGCCTATTTGGATATCGGTTTTAACTCGCTGATCTCCAATATTAAAAAATATAAAAATAAGGTCGGACTACTGGATAACTCACGCATGAAAAGCGATACCCAATGGGTTATTGACTCGATGCGCGTGAAAACCCCGGGGCAGCATACGCAAATTGGTTCGTTGTCCGGTGGTAACCAACAAAAGGTGATTATCGGTCGCTGGCTATTAACTCAGCCGGAAATTCTGATGCTCGATGAGCCGACGCGCGGAATTGATGTTGGGGCGAAGTTCGAGATTTATCAGCTGATCGCTGAGCTGGCAAAAAAAGAAAAAGGGATCATTATTATTTCCTCCGAGATGCCGGAGTTGCTGGGTATTACTGACCGTATTCTGGTAATGAGCAATGGTCTTGTTGCCGGAATTGTTGAGACTAAAACCACTACGCAAAACGAAATTCTCCGTCTTGCGTCGTTGCATCTTTAA
- a CDS encoding CidB/LrgB family autolysis modulator, with product MIHEIWWSLPLTLAVFFLARKLAARFKFPLLNPLLVAMVVLIPFLLITGISYERYFLGSKILNDLLQPAVVALAFPLYEQLHQIRARWKSIITICFIGSVVAMVTGTTVALLMGATPQIAASILPKSVTTPIAMAVSSSIGGIPAISAVCVIFVGILGAVFGHTLLNLMRIHTKASRGLSMGTASHALGTARCAELDYQEGAFSSLALVLCGIITSLIAPFLFPIILAIVG from the coding sequence ATGATCCATGAAATCTGGTGGTCGTTGCCGCTCACGCTAGCGGTCTTTTTCCTCGCCCGCAAGCTGGCGGCGCGGTTTAAATTTCCGCTGCTCAACCCGCTGCTGGTGGCGATGGTAGTACTGATTCCTTTTCTGCTGATAACCGGTATCTCCTACGAGCGCTATTTCCTCGGCAGCAAAATTCTTAACGACCTGCTGCAACCGGCGGTAGTTGCACTCGCCTTTCCTTTGTATGAGCAACTGCACCAGATCCGCGCCCGCTGGAAGTCCATCATTACCATCTGCTTTATTGGTAGCGTGGTGGCGATGGTCACCGGCACCACCGTTGCATTGCTGATGGGTGCGACTCCGCAGATTGCTGCTTCTATTTTGCCAAAATCGGTCACCACGCCGATTGCCATGGCGGTGAGCAGCAGCATTGGCGGTATTCCGGCGATCAGCGCCGTGTGCGTTATTTTCGTCGGTATTCTCGGGGCGGTGTTCGGTCATACCCTACTGAACCTGATGCGTATCCACACCAAAGCCTCACGCGGGCTGTCGATGGGTACCGCATCCCACGCATTAGGGACCGCTCGCTGTGCAGAGCTCGACTATCAGGAAGGGGCGTTCAGCTCGCTGGCGCTGGTACTTTGCGGGATTATCACCTCGCTGATTGCACCGTTTTTGTTTCCGATAATTTTGGCGATAGTCGGATAA
- the folE gene encoding GTP cyclohydrolase I FolE, which translates to MSSLSKEAVLVHEALVARGLETPLRPPVQEIDNETRKRLIAGHMTEIMQLLNLDLSDDSLMETPHRIAKMYVDEIFSGLDYARFPKITVIENKMQVDEMVTVRDITLTSTCEHHFVTIDGKATVAYIPKDSVIGLSKINRIVQFFSQRPQVQERLTQQILTALQTLLGTSNVAVSIDAVHYCVKARGIRDATSATTTTSLGGLFKSSQNTRQEFLRAVRHHN; encoded by the coding sequence ATGTCATCACTGAGTAAAGAAGCCGTACTCGTTCATGAAGCGCTGGTCGCTCGTGGGCTGGAGACGCCGCTGCGTCCGCCAGTGCAAGAAATTGATAATGAAACTCGCAAGCGTCTGATCGCCGGACACATGACCGAGATTATGCAGCTGTTAAACCTTGATCTAAGTGATGACAGCCTGATGGAGACGCCACATCGCATCGCAAAAATGTACGTTGATGAGATCTTCTCCGGCCTGGATTATGCCCGCTTTCCCAAAATCACCGTCATCGAAAATAAGATGCAGGTTGATGAAATGGTGACCGTGCGTGATATCACCCTGACCAGTACTTGTGAACACCATTTTGTGACGATTGACGGTAAAGCGACGGTGGCCTATATCCCGAAAGATTCGGTGATTGGCCTGTCGAAAATCAACCGTATTGTGCAGTTTTTCTCCCAGCGCCCGCAGGTGCAGGAGCGACTGACGCAGCAGATCCTCACCGCGCTGCAAACGCTGCTGGGCACCAGCAACGTCGCGGTCTCGATCGATGCGGTTCACTACTGTGTAAAAGCGCGCGGTATCCGCGACGCGACCAGCGCCACCACCACCACATCGCTGGGCGGCCTGTTTAAATCCAGCCAGAATACTCGCCAGGAGTTCCTGCGCGCTGTACGTCACCACAACTAA